One genomic region from Gadus morhua chromosome 9, gadMor3.0, whole genome shotgun sequence encodes:
- the LOC115550323 gene encoding bromodomain-containing protein 1 isoform X1 gives MRKKGPHPRVVLPKRDSSPIKPSANRETLTYAQAQRIVELEVDGRPHRLSIFDKLEVVGDDTATAQEIMECNSNKENHEKPPQVLVRSARLKNSQQRKSGAAAAPGPGGPPSSALLEPRFRTVEYNLPVVPRRPAAFYQYTEQTEEELDEEVEYDMDEEDYAWLELLNERRRSEGVSQVSYNLFEFLMDRLEKESLGEQRSPVDEDAVCCICMDGDAADSNVILFCDACDIAVHQECYGVPYVPEGQWLCRHCLQRPARPAECLFCPNRGGALKKTDDDRWGHVACALWVPEVGFSDTVFIEPIDGVGNIPPARWKLTCSLCKEKGAGACIQCHRANCYTAFHVSCAQRAGLYMKMEPVREPSEAGAAAFSVKKTAYCCAHTPEGCDRRPLHVYDQPGDRKPGKQRSKTKIKREEPDPEAPAISGPSITLSSFESIVNQVAVQKKRSFVERVLSYWVLKRQSRNNVPLIRRLQANSQPPKNHQPVSPKTDPMVSPPKTHPTVSPNPQTPKNPQPVSPKTHPTVSTETHQPVSPTPQPPRTHLPVSPKTSPTEFRLERSQELKEQLTEWHRLRHDLERARLLLELIRKREKLKREEVKLQQSLMEVQLTPLNILMRAVLAQLQDKDTYNIFAQPVSLKEVPDYLDHISQPMDFSTVRKRIEAHHYSSLEALEEDFNLIISNCMTYNNPESFFYKAAQRMQDHGGAILRKARRQAHKVGYQVPGGTHLPTAPPPAEPAPFSWEHVDRVLSPAYRLQTPLLQQLDELLEQLDACVSMKQSPSRSKRLKLLKKSIVEVRAQLNRPLHTRTPAPGPLEPTETPPAEAQGSPARTHNHEERSIPPPPAQPLCSLAEEPPGSPHPSSPDASAPPLVTDATTSEPQGPPPAAPTPTAAASPPPTGPTGPPTGPCRPPAGRRGSLLFRKSKSVSPLKAPPPGGVSPGCVPPGSPPLGTKSFLSVVIPRLETLLLPRKRARSASTDRGRDGDCPRKRLNTGLANGFVVEEEEEGEDEGSGSSRLLEPRRRCASESSISSSGSLLCSTSTVTVQKSLKGRSLVARRCTADVKTSRLTCREHTQLPRDVHLATDHGAPNGDGGVASQRGADGPPGRAVTRRADAIPLRREALPRSLLRQQAQLAMAS, from the exons ATGAGGAAGAAGGGTCCCCACCCGCGAGTGGTTCTTCCCAAGAGGGACTCCTCGCCCATCAAGCCGTCGGCCAACCGCGAGACCCTGACGTACGCCCAGGCTCAGCGCATCGTTGAGCTGGAGGTTGACGGCCGCCCGCACCGCCTCAGCATCTTCGACAagctggaggtggtgggcgACGACACGGCCACCGCCCAGGAGATCATGGAGTGCAACAGCAACAAGGAGAACCACGAGAAGCCCCCGCAGGTCCTGGTGCGCTCGGCCCGCCTGAAGAACAGCCAGCAGAGGAAGAGCGGGGCTGCGGCGGctccgggccccggggggccccccAGCAGCGCCCTCCTGGAGCCCCGCTTCCGCACGGTGGAGTACAACCTGCCGGTGGTCCCGCGGCGGCCCGCCGCCTTCTACCAGTACACGGAGcagacggaggaggagctggacgaggaggtggagtaCGACATGGACGAGGAGGACTACGCCTGGCTTGAGCTCCTCAACGAGAGGCGGAGGAGTGAGGGCGTCAGCCAGGTCTCCTACAACCTCTTCGAGTTCCTCATGGACCGGTTGGAGAAGGAGTCCCTGGGCGAGCAGCGCTCCCCAGTGGACGAGGACGCCGTGTGCTGCATCTGCATGGACGGGGACGCCGCCGACAGCAACGTCATCCTGTTCTGCGACGCGTGCGACATCGCCGTGCACCAGGAGTGCTACGGCGTGCCCTACGTGCCCGAGGGCCAGTGGCTCTGCCGCCACTGCCTGCAGCGGCCGGCGCGGCCCGCCGAGTGCCTCTTCTGCCCCAACCGGGGCGGCGCCCTCAAGAAGACGGACGACGACCGCTGGGGCCACGTGGCGTGCGCGCTGTGGGTGCCCGAGGTGGGCTTCTCGGACACGGTGTTCATCGAGCCCATCGACGGCGTGGGGAACATCCCGCCGGCCCGCTGGAAGCTGACCTGCTCGCTGTGCAAGGAGAAGGGCGCCGGCGCCTGCATCCAGTGCCACCGCGCCAACTGCTACACGGCCTTCCATGTGAGCTGCGCCCAGCGGGCCGGCCTCTACATGAAGATGGAGCCCGTCAGGGAACCCAGCGAGGCGGGGGCTGCCGCCTTCTCCGTCAAGAAGACGGCCTACTGCTGTGCTCACACGCCGGAGGGCTGCGACCGGCGGCCGCTGCACGTCTACGACCAGCCCGGGGACCGCAAGCCCGGCAAGCAGAGGAGCAAAACCAAGATCAAGAGAGAGGAGCCCGACCCGGAGGCCCCGGCCATCAGCGGGCCCAGCATCACCCTGTCTAG CTTCGAGAGCATCGTGAACCAGGTGGCGGTCCAGAAAAAGAGGTCCTTCGTGGAGAGAGTTCTGAGCTATTGGGTCCTgaagagacagtccaggaacaATGTCCCCCTGATCCGCCGCCTGCAAGCCAACTCCCAGCCCCCAAAGAACCACCAACCGGTCAGTCCTAAGACCGACCCAATGGTCAGTCCTCCTAAGACCCACCCAACGGTCAGTCctaacccccagacccccaagAACCCTCAACCGGTCAGTCCTAAGACCCACCCAACGGTCAGTACTGAGACCCATCAACCGGTCAGTCctaccccccagccccccaggaCCCACCTACCAGTCAGTCCTAAGACCAGCCCAACG GAGTTCCGCCTGGAGCGCAGCcaggagctgaaggagcagcTGACGGAGTGGCACCGCCTGAGGCACGACCTGGAGAGGGCCcgcctgctgctggagctcaTCCGCAAGAGGGAGAAGCtcaagagggaggag GTGAAGCTGCAGCAGTCTCTCATGGAGGTCCAGCTGACTCCCCTCAACATCCTGATGAGAGCCGTCCTCGCCCAGCTGCAGGACAAGGACACCTACAATATCTTCGCCCAGCCAGTCAGCCTCAAAGAG GTCCCAGACTACCTGGACCACATCAGTCAGCCCATGGACTTCTCTACGGTGCGGAAGCGGATCGAGGCCCACCACTACAGCAGCCTGGAGGCTCTGGAGGAGGACTTCAACCTCATCATCTCCAACTGCATGACCTACAACAATCCAGAGTCCTTCTTCTACAAGGCGGCGCAGCGCATGCAGGACCACGGCGGGGCCATCCTCCGCAAGGCCCGGCGCCAGGCCCACAAGGTCGGCTACCAAGTCCCCGGGGGCACCCAcctccccaccgcccccccaccGGCGGAGCCAGCCCCCTTCAGCTGGGAGCACG TGGACCGTGTGCTGAGCCCGGCCTACCGCCTGCAGACCccgctgctgcagcagctggacGAGCTGCTGGAGCAGCTGGACGCCTGCGTGTCCATGAAGCAGAGCCCCTCGCGCAGCAAGCGGCTCAAGCTGCTGAAGAAGAGCATCGTGGAGGTCCGGGCCCAGCTCAACCGGCCCCTCCACACTCGGACCCCCGCCCCGGGCCCCTTGGAGCCCACGGAGACGCCCCCTGCTGAGGCTCAGGGCTCCCCAGcccgcacacacaaccatg AGGAGCGCTCTATACCGCCGCCCCCTGCCCAGCCACTGTGCTCCCTAGCAGAAGAACCCCCCGGATCGCCCCACCCGTCCAGCCCCGACGCCTCCGCCCCGCCGCTCGTCACAGACGCCACTACCTCAGAACCACAGGGaccgccccccgccgcccccacgCCCACAGCCGCCGCCTCCCCGCCTCCGACTGGGCCAACCGGACCCCCGACCGGGCCCTGCAGACCCCCCGCTGGTCGGCGCGGCAGCCTTCTCTTCCGTAAGTCCAAGAGCGTCAGCCCGCTGAAAGCTCCCCCGCCGGGCGGCGTCTCCCCGGGCTGCGTCCCGCCGGGCTCCCCGCCCCTGGGGACCAAGAGCTTCCTGTCGGTGGTGATCCCCCGCCTTGAGACACTCCTGCTGCCCAGGAAGAGGGCCCGCAGTGCCAGCACGGACCGGGGCCGCGATGGGGACTGCCCCCGAAAACGCCTCAACAcag GATTGGCCAACGGCttcgtggtggaggaggaggaggagggagaggatgaaggGTCAGGGTCCAGCCGACTTCTGGAGCCTCGGAGGCGCTGTGCCTCAGAGTCCAGCATCTCCTCCAGCGGCAGTCTTCTCTGCAGCACCAg CACAGTGACTGTACAGAAGAGTTTGAAAGGGCGCTCCCTGGTGGCACGGCGGTGCACTGCAGACGTTAAGACCTCACGCCTCACCTGCAGGGAGCACACGCAGCTCCCCAGAGACGTACACCTGGCCACAG ACCACGGTGCCCCAAATGGCgacgggggcgtggcctctcAGCGGGGGGCGGACGGCCCCCCCGGCCGGGCGGTGACCCGGAGAGCTGACGCCATACCGCTCCGCAGAGAAGCTCTACCTCGCTCCCTCCTCAGACAGCAGGCCCAGCTG GCAATGGCTTcctag
- the LOC115550323 gene encoding bromodomain-containing protein 1 isoform X2, producing MRKKGPHPRVVLPKRDSSPIKPSANRETLTYAQAQRIVELEVDGRPHRLSIFDKLEVVGDDTATAQEIMECNSNKENHEKPPQVLVRSARLKNSQQRKSGAAAAPGPGGPPSSALLEPRFRTVEYNLPVVPRRPAAFYQYTEQTEEELDEEVEYDMDEEDYAWLELLNERRRSEGVSQVSYNLFEFLMDRLEKESLGEQRSPVDEDAVCCICMDGDAADSNVILFCDACDIAVHQECYGVPYVPEGQWLCRHCLQRPARPAECLFCPNRGGALKKTDDDRWGHVACALWVPEVGFSDTVFIEPIDGVGNIPPARWKLTCSLCKEKGAGACIQCHRANCYTAFHVSCAQRAGLYMKMEPVREPSEAGAAAFSVKKTAYCCAHTPEGCDRRPLHVYDQPGDRKPGKQRSKTKIKREEPDPEAPAISGPSITLSSFESIVNQVAVQKKRSFVERVLSYWVLKRQSRNNVPLIRRLQANSQPPKNHQPEFRLERSQELKEQLTEWHRLRHDLERARLLLELIRKREKLKREEVKLQQSLMEVQLTPLNILMRAVLAQLQDKDTYNIFAQPVSLKEVPDYLDHISQPMDFSTVRKRIEAHHYSSLEALEEDFNLIISNCMTYNNPESFFYKAAQRMQDHGGAILRKARRQAHKVGYQVPGGTHLPTAPPPAEPAPFSWEHVDRVLSPAYRLQTPLLQQLDELLEQLDACVSMKQSPSRSKRLKLLKKSIVEVRAQLNRPLHTRTPAPGPLEPTETPPAEAQGSPARTHNHEERSIPPPPAQPLCSLAEEPPGSPHPSSPDASAPPLVTDATTSEPQGPPPAAPTPTAAASPPPTGPTGPPTGPCRPPAGRRGSLLFRKSKSVSPLKAPPPGGVSPGCVPPGSPPLGTKSFLSVVIPRLETLLLPRKRARSASTDRGRDGDCPRKRLNTGLANGFVVEEEEEGEDEGSGSSRLLEPRRRCASESSISSSGSLLCSTSTVTVQKSLKGRSLVARRCTADVKTSRLTCREHTQLPRDVHLATDHGAPNGDGGVASQRGADGPPGRAVTRRADAIPLRREALPRSLLRQQAQLAMAS from the exons ATGAGGAAGAAGGGTCCCCACCCGCGAGTGGTTCTTCCCAAGAGGGACTCCTCGCCCATCAAGCCGTCGGCCAACCGCGAGACCCTGACGTACGCCCAGGCTCAGCGCATCGTTGAGCTGGAGGTTGACGGCCGCCCGCACCGCCTCAGCATCTTCGACAagctggaggtggtgggcgACGACACGGCCACCGCCCAGGAGATCATGGAGTGCAACAGCAACAAGGAGAACCACGAGAAGCCCCCGCAGGTCCTGGTGCGCTCGGCCCGCCTGAAGAACAGCCAGCAGAGGAAGAGCGGGGCTGCGGCGGctccgggccccggggggccccccAGCAGCGCCCTCCTGGAGCCCCGCTTCCGCACGGTGGAGTACAACCTGCCGGTGGTCCCGCGGCGGCCCGCCGCCTTCTACCAGTACACGGAGcagacggaggaggagctggacgaggaggtggagtaCGACATGGACGAGGAGGACTACGCCTGGCTTGAGCTCCTCAACGAGAGGCGGAGGAGTGAGGGCGTCAGCCAGGTCTCCTACAACCTCTTCGAGTTCCTCATGGACCGGTTGGAGAAGGAGTCCCTGGGCGAGCAGCGCTCCCCAGTGGACGAGGACGCCGTGTGCTGCATCTGCATGGACGGGGACGCCGCCGACAGCAACGTCATCCTGTTCTGCGACGCGTGCGACATCGCCGTGCACCAGGAGTGCTACGGCGTGCCCTACGTGCCCGAGGGCCAGTGGCTCTGCCGCCACTGCCTGCAGCGGCCGGCGCGGCCCGCCGAGTGCCTCTTCTGCCCCAACCGGGGCGGCGCCCTCAAGAAGACGGACGACGACCGCTGGGGCCACGTGGCGTGCGCGCTGTGGGTGCCCGAGGTGGGCTTCTCGGACACGGTGTTCATCGAGCCCATCGACGGCGTGGGGAACATCCCGCCGGCCCGCTGGAAGCTGACCTGCTCGCTGTGCAAGGAGAAGGGCGCCGGCGCCTGCATCCAGTGCCACCGCGCCAACTGCTACACGGCCTTCCATGTGAGCTGCGCCCAGCGGGCCGGCCTCTACATGAAGATGGAGCCCGTCAGGGAACCCAGCGAGGCGGGGGCTGCCGCCTTCTCCGTCAAGAAGACGGCCTACTGCTGTGCTCACACGCCGGAGGGCTGCGACCGGCGGCCGCTGCACGTCTACGACCAGCCCGGGGACCGCAAGCCCGGCAAGCAGAGGAGCAAAACCAAGATCAAGAGAGAGGAGCCCGACCCGGAGGCCCCGGCCATCAGCGGGCCCAGCATCACCCTGTCTAG CTTCGAGAGCATCGTGAACCAGGTGGCGGTCCAGAAAAAGAGGTCCTTCGTGGAGAGAGTTCTGAGCTATTGGGTCCTgaagagacagtccaggaacaATGTCCCCCTGATCCGCCGCCTGCAAGCCAACTCCCAGCCCCCAAAGAACCACCAACCG GAGTTCCGCCTGGAGCGCAGCcaggagctgaaggagcagcTGACGGAGTGGCACCGCCTGAGGCACGACCTGGAGAGGGCCcgcctgctgctggagctcaTCCGCAAGAGGGAGAAGCtcaagagggaggag GTGAAGCTGCAGCAGTCTCTCATGGAGGTCCAGCTGACTCCCCTCAACATCCTGATGAGAGCCGTCCTCGCCCAGCTGCAGGACAAGGACACCTACAATATCTTCGCCCAGCCAGTCAGCCTCAAAGAG GTCCCAGACTACCTGGACCACATCAGTCAGCCCATGGACTTCTCTACGGTGCGGAAGCGGATCGAGGCCCACCACTACAGCAGCCTGGAGGCTCTGGAGGAGGACTTCAACCTCATCATCTCCAACTGCATGACCTACAACAATCCAGAGTCCTTCTTCTACAAGGCGGCGCAGCGCATGCAGGACCACGGCGGGGCCATCCTCCGCAAGGCCCGGCGCCAGGCCCACAAGGTCGGCTACCAAGTCCCCGGGGGCACCCAcctccccaccgcccccccaccGGCGGAGCCAGCCCCCTTCAGCTGGGAGCACG TGGACCGTGTGCTGAGCCCGGCCTACCGCCTGCAGACCccgctgctgcagcagctggacGAGCTGCTGGAGCAGCTGGACGCCTGCGTGTCCATGAAGCAGAGCCCCTCGCGCAGCAAGCGGCTCAAGCTGCTGAAGAAGAGCATCGTGGAGGTCCGGGCCCAGCTCAACCGGCCCCTCCACACTCGGACCCCCGCCCCGGGCCCCTTGGAGCCCACGGAGACGCCCCCTGCTGAGGCTCAGGGCTCCCCAGcccgcacacacaaccatg AGGAGCGCTCTATACCGCCGCCCCCTGCCCAGCCACTGTGCTCCCTAGCAGAAGAACCCCCCGGATCGCCCCACCCGTCCAGCCCCGACGCCTCCGCCCCGCCGCTCGTCACAGACGCCACTACCTCAGAACCACAGGGaccgccccccgccgcccccacgCCCACAGCCGCCGCCTCCCCGCCTCCGACTGGGCCAACCGGACCCCCGACCGGGCCCTGCAGACCCCCCGCTGGTCGGCGCGGCAGCCTTCTCTTCCGTAAGTCCAAGAGCGTCAGCCCGCTGAAAGCTCCCCCGCCGGGCGGCGTCTCCCCGGGCTGCGTCCCGCCGGGCTCCCCGCCCCTGGGGACCAAGAGCTTCCTGTCGGTGGTGATCCCCCGCCTTGAGACACTCCTGCTGCCCAGGAAGAGGGCCCGCAGTGCCAGCACGGACCGGGGCCGCGATGGGGACTGCCCCCGAAAACGCCTCAACAcag GATTGGCCAACGGCttcgtggtggaggaggaggaggagggagaggatgaaggGTCAGGGTCCAGCCGACTTCTGGAGCCTCGGAGGCGCTGTGCCTCAGAGTCCAGCATCTCCTCCAGCGGCAGTCTTCTCTGCAGCACCAg CACAGTGACTGTACAGAAGAGTTTGAAAGGGCGCTCCCTGGTGGCACGGCGGTGCACTGCAGACGTTAAGACCTCACGCCTCACCTGCAGGGAGCACACGCAGCTCCCCAGAGACGTACACCTGGCCACAG ACCACGGTGCCCCAAATGGCgacgggggcgtggcctctcAGCGGGGGGCGGACGGCCCCCCCGGCCGGGCGGTGACCCGGAGAGCTGACGCCATACCGCTCCGCAGAGAAGCTCTACCTCGCTCCCTCCTCAGACAGCAGGCCCAGCTG GCAATGGCTTcctag
- the LOC115550352 gene encoding zona pellucida sperm-binding protein 3, with protein sequence MQFATQLLFLAGSWLASGAQWPQEPDLSYNSPVDLRVQPADQNDQQQFKQKLAVEQRPELTWRYPEQPVEQRNLAPEFTLRQPVVPETVRVECGEQVVQVLVQKDLMGIGQLILGSDILLGNCPPSEELLDAQVLVFKYPLHSCGSQLRMTEDAFIYQFTLLYTPSAVGGSPIVRTQDVSISIECHYPRNQDVSSSAMKPTWVPFIAAEASEESLHFSLKLMTDDWQFERPSAQYFLGDQLNIEASVAQFHHVPLRVFVDHCVATLIPNTNTVPRYAFLDNFGCLMDGVLTGSSSHILPRRQDDKLRIQLEAFRFQQESSGVIYITCSLRATTAAEPVSATSKACSFSDSWREAGGFHNQCSCCETSCGSEGAMAQPLGQQWESEKAVGPIGVDQRPLK encoded by the exons ATGCAGTTTGCAACTCAACTCCTTTTCCTTGCCGGCAGCTGGCTGGCTTCAGGGGCCCAGTGGCCCCAGGAGCCCGACCTTTCGTACAACTCACCTGTAGACCTGAGAGTCCAGCCTGCCGACCAGAATGACCAGCAGCAGTTCAAGCAGAAGCTGGCCGTTGAGCAGCGTCCGGAGCTGACCTGGCGGTACCCCGAGCAGCCGGTGGAGCAGAGGAACCTGGCCCCTGAGTTCACCCTCCGCCAGCCGGTGGTGCCAGAGACCGTGCGGGTGGAGTGTGGAGAGCAGGTGGTGCAGGTGCTGGTCCAGAAGGACCTGATGGGCATCGGCCAGCTCATCCTGGGCTCGGACATCCTGCTGGGAAACTGCCCCCCCAGTGAGGAGCTGCTGGACGCCCAGGTCCTCGTCTTCAAGTACCCCCTCCACAGTTGCGGCAGCCAGCTGAGG ATGACGGAGGACGCCTTCATCTACCAGTTCACCCTCCTCTACACGCCCAGCGCCGTGGGAGGGAGCCCCATCGTCCGCACGCAGGACGTCTCCATCTCCATCGAGTGCCACTACCCCAG GAATCAGGACGTGAGCAGCTCGGCCATGAAGCCCACCTGGGTGCCCTTCATTGCCGCGGAGGCCTCTGAGGAGAGCCTGCACTTCTCTCTGAAACTCATGACCG ACGACTGGCAGTTCGAGCGGCCGTCTGCGCAGTACTTCCTGGGAGACCAGCTCAACATCGAGGCGTCAGTGGCTCAGTTCCATCACGTGCCACTGCGCGTGTTCGTCGACCACTGCGTGGCAACGCTGATCCCCAACACCAACACGGTCCCAAGATACGCCTTCCTGGATAACTTTGG GTGTCTGATGGACGGCGTGCTGACCGGCTCCAGCTCCCACATCCTGCCTCGTCGTCAGGACGACAAGCTGAGGATCCAACTGGAGGCCTTCCGCTTCCAGCAGGAGTCCAGCGGAGTG ATCTACATCACCTGCAGCCTGAGGGCCACCACGGCGGCCGAGCCAGTCAGCGCCACCAGCAAAGCGTGCTCCTTCTCTGACAG CTGGAGGGAAGCCGGTGGATTCCACAACCAATGCTCCTGTTGTGAGACATCTTGTGGTTCTGAAGGAGCGATGGCTCAACCCCTGG GCCAACAGTGGGAGTCGGAGAAGGCGGTTGGGCCGATTGGCGTGGACCAGCGGCCCCTCAAGTGA